ATCAAGGCTACGAATATCAGGGCCGGAAATTCAAAAGCCTCTCCGCAGTGGCCAAAGCCATCACCGGCACCCACTGGTCGGGGCCACTCTTCTTCGGCCTGCGGAAGGTAGGCAAGGCATGAATAGAACCGCCATCATCACCCCAAAAGTGCGCTGCGCCATCTACACCCGCAAATCCACCGACGAGGGATTGGATCAAGAATTCAACTCACTGGACTCGCAGCGGGAAGCCTGCCTCGCCTATATCACCAGTCAAAAGGCCGAAGGCTGGATTCCGGTGCCTGACTATTACGACGATCCAGCCTTTTCCGGCGGCACAGTCAACCGCCCCGCCCTGCAGCGCCTCCTCACCGACATCGAGGCCGGAAAGATAGACTGCGTCGTAGCCTACAAGCTGGACAGGCTCTCCCGCTCCCTGGCAGACTTCACCCGCCTGATGGAAGCCTTCGAGCGGCGCAGTGTCACTTTTGTCAGCGTCACTCAATCGTTCAACACAACGACATCCATGGGGCGCTTGACGCTCAATATATTACTTTCGTTTGCGCAATTCGAAAGAGAAACCACAGCCGACCGTATCCGCGACAAATACGCTGCATCCCGCCAAAAAGGCATCTGGATGGGCGGACATCCTCCGCTGGGCTACGACGTTCGCAACCGGGAGCTGGTGGTGAACGCCATGGAAGCCGAGCAGGTGCGCCACATCTTCCGCCGCTTCGCTGAAACCGCCTCACCCACTCAGGTTATCAAAGATCTACGAGAGGCTGGCATCTGCAACAAATCCTGGACTACCACCGAAGGAGTCATGCGCAAAGGCCGCCCTTTCCACAAGGTTGCCCTCTACCGCATCCTCAAAAACCCCGTTTACATCGGCGAGGTAGTCTATCGAGAGGTTTCCTACCCCGGCAAACACCAGCCCATCGTTCCCAGGGATCTCTGGGACAGGGTGCATGGCCTCATCCAGGAAAACAACCGGCCCAAATCCTCCCTGCCCCGTGGCCAGACACCCTTTCCCCTGAAGAGCCTGGTTCGCTGCGGCCATTGCAACATGACTATGAAGCCTACCCACTCCCGGAAAAGCGGCCAAGTTCAGTACCGCTATTATATCTGCCTCAACGCCGCTCGCACCAGTCATGATCAATGCCTTCTGCCAAGCGTCCCGGCGGCGGAACTGGAGCGGTTGGTGCTGAACCAGGTGAGAAGCCTTCTCAAGTCACCGCAGGTAGTGGCCAGAGCCATTCGACAAGTGCGCAAGGCTGATCCTGCAATGGGCGAACGGGAGATCATCGAGCTTCTCACCAGCCTCGATCCGGTTTGGGAGGAACTCTTCCCCCTGGAGCAGAACCGGCTGCTGCATCTCCTGGTGAACAAGGTTGTAGTCAGCGCCAGTGGCATCGATCTGCAATTGAGGGTGGCCGGCCTCGGTGCCCTCGTTGGCGAACTCACGCAAAAAGGAGCATGAGATGACAGCCTGCCTCTCCGATGACGGAACCATCCTCCACATTCACATCCCCATGCAGCTCCGGCGGCGCGGCGGGCGCAAGGTAATCATCTCCCCGGACGGATACACCGCCGAACCGGGTATCGCTCCGACTCCCGCCATGCCAGACGATCCAATCGTGCGCGCCCTGCTCAAGGCGCGTCGCTGGCAGTCCATGCTCGAATCCCGCGAAGTCGCCACCATCAAGGATCTCGCAGAACAAGAAAAATTGGATCCGTCCTATCTGGCCCGCATCCTGCGGCTCAACTCACTGGCCCCCGCCATTGTGGAGAAAATCTTGGCCGGTGACTACCCCGACACCATCAGCCT
The Magnetococcales bacterium DNA segment above includes these coding regions:
- a CDS encoding recombinase family protein; translation: MNRTAIITPKVRCAIYTRKSTDEGLDQEFNSLDSQREACLAYITSQKAEGWIPVPDYYDDPAFSGGTVNRPALQRLLTDIEAGKIDCVVAYKLDRLSRSLADFTRLMEAFERRSVTFVSVTQSFNTTTSMGRLTLNILLSFAQFERETTADRIRDKYAASRQKGIWMGGHPPLGYDVRNRELVVNAMEAEQVRHIFRRFAETASPTQVIKDLREAGICNKSWTTTEGVMRKGRPFHKVALYRILKNPVYIGEVVYREVSYPGKHQPIVPRDLWDRVHGLIQENNRPKSSLPRGQTPFPLKSLVRCGHCNMTMKPTHSRKSGQVQYRYYICLNAARTSHDQCLLPSVPAAELERLVLNQVRSLLKSPQVVARAIRQVRKADPAMGEREIIELLTSLDPVWEELFPLEQNRLLHLLVNKVVVSASGIDLQLRVAGLGALVGELTQKGA